The sequence CAATGGGATTAGAGAGCAGCTTGAGAGACTCGGTTTTCACCACCCGTCTGGATGCGTTTATCAACTGGGGCCGCAAAAACTCACTCTGGCCCATGCCTTTCGGCACCGCCTGCTGCGCCATTGAATTCATGTGTGTGCTGGGGCCGAAATTCGATATGGGCC is a genomic window of bacterium containing:
- a CDS encoding NADH-quinone oxidoreductase subunit B (The point of entry for the majority of electrons that traverse the respiratory chain eventually resulting in the reduction of oxygen), which gives rise to MGLESSLRDSVFTTRLDAFINWGRKNSLWPMPFGTACCAIEFMCVLGPKFDMG